The nucleotide window atctagtattATGTAAAATCTTATATCTAGTATCAAGTTGTATCACTGCTAGGTCtaggttaaaaataatagaagaaatattaaaactatatacaatttaaaccagtttaaaataataaaattcacaaatttaaattatagtaaagATAACTTCACAGAAACAACgtgtattataatataaattgttgcCTCTACTTACCCACAGCCGGCCATGGCGTAGCGTTAGCGGTAACAGACATTAGTCCAGACACGGTGTTAATTGCTGAAACTCCATTGGCACcacctattaaaataaaattaaaaagtaaaaaaaatcataacctAAAAATGAGACATATTTTTCATGGTAACTTTTAGAGATGACACACATATTTTTAGGTAGTAAATTGAATAGTTTAATGGCGTCACCTGCTTTTAAAAGTTGTCAAAATATATCACAGAATGCAAAATTATATACCTTCATATGCGGCCATAGCAATGCTCACTATATCCGTGATGTTTGGCGTCAATTTGATGAAGAAAGGTATCTTAATAGCCTTCCTGACCCATTGAGATATTCCTTTCACAAGAACTGGATCCTGGAAATAATAGAtgacgataaaaaaaatattttgtacttagGTAGTTATAGttttacgtaaaataatatatttacaaacacagatgataagaaataattttgtagcTTAGACGCTATTTTAGGCTGTAATTTATCtgtgtttcaaatttcatttacatCTTTTCAGCCATTATAGAGTTACCTAGTAACAGACATTTAATTATCTTAAGTTTCGCACTTAAAagcttaataaaaagaaagataTTTAACCTGTCCGCAAGCCAGCCCCATGCCCGACTCCCCCATGCCATGAGGGCAGGAGAGATTGAGCTCCAGAGCATCTGAGCCCGCAGCCTCCGCTTTGCGAGACAGTTCCGTCCAGTCTTGTTCGTTATACGAACACATTATGGACGCTATCACTAtctgaaacaaatattaagtaatgaaACCATTAACAAACTAATCAATAAGTTACTTAAGCAATAATTCGTTATCTGGACAATAATTTAgagtgaaaattaaatactctGTAACTTTTAAGGATCATAATTCGTTACATGAGGGAGAAAAAAGATTATAATGTAGAAAGAATGAGAAAGATAGCTGCTACACGCTCTTTCTGATTGCCTTTATGGTAGGCCTTTTCTATCTGTGGTTAGCTCTATAAATGTGTCTTAGAGTTGTTTAATTGTAAATCCACACTAAGCGGACTCTTAGTGTGGATTAAGTACGAGATGATGTAGATTACATTAAAGTACATTAACtgtttaattctaaatttagtttttttgaaTGATCTCAAACGAAAGTCGAGGTTCTTGCAACACCTACTTTATTGGGGAAATCCCTCTTGAGTTCTGCAATACTCTGACACCAGTAAGCTTCGCACTTCTCAGAGATGAGTTCAATGTTGAGGAAGGAGCCCTGGCCAGGGCCGTAGTTCTCGCCCGAGGTCACACCGCGGACTATACGCGGGGATACATTGGTCACCAGATCCTAAAACACTCGAATGGTACTTCACAGGATTCAAACATATATAACTACAAAgcaataattacaaattttccTCAACCTTGACCTTTTGGGGGTACCAAAACGatcgaatatatttttgtggttTACCTTATCAAGTCCGAAAGTCTTAGTGACGGCGAAGCCCCAGCCCTGCTGGAAGGCGCGGCGGATCATCGCGGAGCTGGTGGTGGGTGGTGCACTAGCCAGACCGAACGGGTTCTCAAACTTTATGCCGCAGACTTCCACTGACAGATCCACGTCATCGATAGGACAGTGAAACTTTGGTAGTTCGACTGGAGAATCGAATGGAATACCCTAGAATTATAGggctttaatttaaataatacagttttaagaaaaaaagaatgtATATATAGAACGATTTCTATCGTttctttaaagaatttttattcatttatagtacatattttaattcaaatacaaGATATATTATCCTATTTCTAAACGCGCGCAAATATGTCATAGTGTTACCTGTAAATAACAATGCATATACCAAGCGGCGGTCTTGCCATCATTAACAGATTCAACAGTTGTCTCTGCCACACCGGCGAGATCGCCGCCAATAAAAACCTTCGCATTGCTGACGCTCTGCATTGTGGTACTGTCAACTTCTGGTAACCCCCAACGGTTCAGTTTCACGCCAGACATAGCATCTttcactaaaatataaatattatacaacaTTTTCCAATTTAACTAAGTAATTTTtcacagtggtagatcccgcaacaacaatatttgttgggtgcacgaatggaccgggtcgaccggtgcaataccacgaccacacagaagacagacgtgaagtggaagaaatttcgcgtacagtctgacgagtgtggtaccggaggcctaatttagCCTTTCCCTTCTCACCTTTTTCTAATTagaaaatgatgggaaggggaagtggatttggcggaagagggaacgcataggaagggcaatatcctctttctgtgtagGATACACTTCTCCGTTGCTTAAAggaaggcaacgcatctgcatttttttgtgtctatgggcagcggtcgcctcgctatttcggcgaattcaggtggccgtttgctcgtttgccaccttttcatataaaaaagtaatgtcCTTGTACCGAAGGACTACGTATAATAGAATACTATTGTGAACTTATGatacattattacattagtttcaagtttaaacaaaaacataacctcaaaatgtattatgttattttatatattttggtgtaatctttgtttttttttctacttcaTTTGATTACTGtttctgatttattttaattttacatactttttaatgaaatattattaatttaccatCAGTCTCGTAAAGGCCAGAGCCGAATGCAGATATAATGAAGTTAGTCTTCAACTGTATAATCTGATCTTTGTCTTCTATCCAGTCTCTATTTTCGAGCTGTTCCGTGCGACACATCTTTAAACCTGTGATCTGttgcaaataataattgttacatattttacacTGGCAACcgtttatcattaaaaaaaatctttattgacAACTAAAattcgattttaatattttatctcacCTTTCCATCTTTAACTATTACTTCTTGAGGAGACATGAATGGCATAAATTCGCATTTCTCTTCTTTTGCCAAGTCGACCTGTAAATAcatgttgaattttttttataaataaatcacattAAACTATATAtccttatttgtttttttattactaaatccTAAAGTAAGAACTCTGGACTCCTGTTGTTTGTGGCTGTCATTTTGTAAACAAGCCACGGCCGCGCTTGGTCAGCTGTTATGTGGAAattggattttaaaaattgtctaTCTTATAAGCAAATGTTTAATACCTCTTCAGGCACAGCGCGTATGTTAGAAAATCCTTTACGGAAGGCTACAAAGACTCTTCGTGCGCCGCAACGCAGCGCCGACGTAGCGCAATCGAAAGCTGTGTCTCCCGCACCCAGCACTACCACCACACCGTGTAACTGCGGTAATGTGTTCTTACACGCACACATACCTGAACCaaacattcattttaaataaatagccagttttaaaaaaaaaaacaccaattACAGTCGGGAAGGACTCTTAACAGCAATCTTAAGaacttttttacattgaaaaagcTAGCACTTGACCACGACCCCATCCGATGAAGTTATGATGTGGTCCACCGTGGAAATACCACAAACCGTAGACAAAAATTGCGTGTACAtctgaaatcgcgaatattcATTGAGGAGAAGTGTCCCAATATGGCAACATTGAAGTTAACTCACGAGTATATCACTCTCTACGTTGTATACCAAAAAACTCTCACACAAGTCTTATcagcaaaacaaaaaataaacttaataagtttacGTCAACAAACCTTTCTTGCTGCCTTTCGAAACTAAGGGCAAAAAGTCCTTGCTTGTATAAAATCCCATGTCTTGCGTAAGGCCTTTGAATATGGGAACAGTTGTCGGCTCGGGCAAGCCGATGCCAAGGAATACCGCATCATGGCCACTTTCTAAAAGTCCCTggaatttataattgtttgtaCATGTCAGTTTTACAGCGAATTTCGCAAATTAGATAATTATATCCTCCCTACGACGTGGTTCTAACCGATCACTTACATCTACAGTAATATCATCTGTGGCAAGTTTTCTTCCTGTCACGAACTTCACACCTAAGTCCTCGACGAGGCTCACTTCGTATTGCACCACATCGTATGGCAGACGGTATTGAGGTATTTCCGatgaactaataaaaaaaattgaatcattaaattaataaaaattatttaaaaacggaACTAATTATGTGTGATGAAATTTCATAGATTCGTTTGCACATATCGTAACGAACGTGAAACGTATCGAACGTGAAGCGAAAGCGAGACAAACGTACCTTAATCCTCctaaatatttctctttctcaTAAACAGTAATGTTCTTGTAACCCAATCTAGCCAGAAAGCAAGCGCAGCTGATACTAGCTGGACCGCCTCCAATCAGTGCTATTTTATGGTCACCGCCCTTTGGCAAAGGCTTGGTCTTAGGGTCCAATGTCTGGCGTATACCCATCCGCATAAAAATCTGGAAATTTCTAAAGTGTATTATGGATTTTCAAGTTTTCCATTGACATACATAAAAGAGAATTATTGACGCCatgattttagtaattttaactaCAAATACACCTAACAATAAGTAACAAGCTATATTTAAATCACACAATCTTGATATGTAATCCGTTAATAGTATTTGAAATAACGAATGTCAATGTGACGTATGGAAACCATAAATAATAGACTCACTTCAACAGCGAAGTGTTGCAAGCCGCCAATATTGATGGCTCCCTCCTCACTGGCGTGAAGGTTGCATCCGCCCACACAGAGATCGCTTGTTGGGCACACCATGCCGCACGTCAGCCCCAACGGATTGTCCGATAGAATGGCTTTTGCCGCCCCGTAGTAGTTCTGATAAAgagattatatttacaatgctTTCACGCCTGTGCAATTATAGTAGTCACACTAACTGCCGCATTCAGAGTTGTTAGGTGGTCTCCAAGGGAGTCTCTTAGTGCAGTTTAAGTAcgagaaatctacactaactCTATCTTTAGTAAGGGATCGATGCATCAGTCAGCTTACGGAACTCTTCAAAAGGTTGTGTTTATCGCGATAAGCATTGCGCGTGGTCACATATTCCTGTTCTGACTggacaaacaatattttcaacaGTACTCAAAATGACGAACTTCGTCAAAATATGTTGAGTACGTACCCTATTAGCGATGCTAGTAATGAAGCTCTTCACATCTATCTGCGTAGGGCATGACTTCTGGCAAGGCGCATCTGCACACTTGAGGCAGCGCGCCGCCTCGCGCAACGCTCCGCGCTCCGACAGCGTCGTGTGCTTGATATCGTCGAAGTTGTTCTCCAACGACGGACATGACTATAGAGATAAACATATGAAACAGggaactattaaatattacggAAGTGGAAtagtgaatataaaaaaaaattagtagttTCTAATTTGTGTGCGTTGTTTGGAAGAGtacctaatatataatatataagtaaataatattttgccGACTCTCGGACAGCATTCTTGTATGACCTTGAataccttttataaattataaaatctcaCCGTGCATTTTCGATCAGCATTTCTTTTCCAATGCTGTTTGTTCTTCTTGGTCTGAGCTGATGGCACGAGGTTGGTGTAGGGCTTCACGGTAGGATTAAGTCTTAGCAAATTCTGAAAAAATGAGAGACCAGAGAAATCggagattattttaattgtggtTTTTTAGATCTTAGAGAGTGAACTGTTGTGTAATTAACGTTGGTAATATTGCTCGACGTTGATATCAGAGATAacctttaatgaaataatgtgGGGCTATTACGTTGTTCTGTTGATCGTTAGAAAATGTTATGATTCGGTCTCCGCAGTCATGTTTTTCACAATTTAATGTCAAATATATGTGTACTACAGTTGTGGCACGTGCTATATCTcttgtacaaatttaaaataaaatatgtatttctatTACGAAATGATTGCGCGTAAGTTAATTAACACgttttaaaaacttctttcatgtttttaaaacgtgttaaatttttacttgcaAAGTTCAATTTACATTACTCCTAAACAATCTTGTCTGCAtccagaaaaaaaatatacatacaaacatacagacaaactgttttatactttagcaaaattgtttctttttctcaTATTAAATCACTGTGGCAGAATAGCAGTGTGGCAGAATTtactgaaaaattaatattatttttttttcataataattgcCGCCATTCTTTGTAGACAAATCACTTGATAGTTATCAAGTTCGCAGTATAgattcacaatattttttttcttaaagcgATATTATGACCTTGGTGATACTTGAAAGGCCAATCATTTATCTTTGACAACTTGATCTTAACACAACATACTTGCAAATCATTTGtaatttacattgaaaatatgtattataacaaggaaatatttttgtactgttgtatgtttgtatttataacgaataaacataaaaattactggacctattttaataattatttcacatacaGATGTAACATTAACTCTTATGTAGGCTagctatatttaatactatttttttaatgtttagtaAACAAATGTCCACTTGTGCGTAGTAAGTCGGACCGTCAATAAGATATAGGTAAcctaatgtaataaaattgtttattttaattttaataaagtaaacgaAATAATATTCGaaaatgtcttattttttgtgtgtatgtttttttaattccgcgcgaacagagtcgcgggcgacagcgtTCGCGCGCAGGCGACAATAAACaccgatttattttatttaattaatttctgtaacatcgtaaaataaaaacctatccctactatttaaaaataatcatttgttgatatttataaaattttctgatCTGTTATCTTGACTGTACCAAATCCTATTCTCGAAATCaacattaaatgaaatatgaatACGCAACATTTACGTATTGAAAAGTATGATATATGCTATTATTTAGTATTGCTCAAGGTTGGTTGGAATATCAAACAAGACAAATTCCTTACGAAACTCGCcctcaaatataataaacctaTCTTACCTCAATATCCGGTAATTCTCGACTTAACACTTTAGCcatgattttaatttgaaactttttataacctcaaaatgtttttaaaatacgtttattGCCTATCGAAGCAGTGGACTGCTCACTGGCAGCGCCACAAAACGACTAAATTGAGTGATCGTAAAGCGATCTGAATGTAATCTTTTGTTCGTTGACCACTATACATTGATCTCTATAAATCGCGTAATTACTACGCACTGTATGTATGAGGTCCATTTTCTTCTTTAGTAATCTATTgacaatttgtaataaattcctCGTTTAtgattatgtatattaaaaactgcAGGAAGTAGGTAATATGGTGGTAAGACAGATGAACTTTGGTATTCTAGAGTTGTCTAGTCCTGATAGATGACCTTCTTAAGGGAGAAAAATAACGTGGGCCCTTGTACTAtcttatccaggttcaactgtatttggtttttattttatcaatgtaattcaataagataagataatattggtttatcttaaatttacattttgttctgtgtttatattaaagtatgtGTCGATTAAATGTTGTTACTAAGGCAATTTTCAAACGATATAAGATTCTTGctcaatcaataaaaaaaaagttgaattgCGTTCGTCTGATATTGAATGAGACGCTTATCAACTATATGGAGACATTGCATGCCATAAGCAAAAGAAATTCTTTGTACATACGCCTTGCTTAAGCTCCTCACATCGTATTAGGTCCAAAATAAGGTTTTGTTATCCATGTTTTCCAAAGATAATCATACTGTTGAATTTCTTAATACAAcgtagcaaacgagcaagcagccaTCTAAATTCGTTGGAATAGCAAAGCGGCCGATGCCTCCTTCTCCGCCAAATCatcttcccatcatttccttataagaaaagggtggtaTTAGATTGTAcgcagaattacttccacttgacgagtgtcttctgtgtggtcgtggtactGCATCGAGCGAGCAGACACATGCTTGTACCCAACAGATATTGTTATTGCagcatctaccactgttaaaaactGTCTGTTATAGACTATAGTATATAGACGATGTAAAAAGAGGGAACTAACgtgcaataaacatttttgtcaaaAGTAAATGAGAAAGGAGTCTCCTTCCTTTTTTtgatagtatattataaagtaacctaaaaatgtAGATgaggtaaaataaaacaaacatttgaacagttaatataaatatattttgaattattcagAGGCTTCACAATATTTGGAAGAATTACTCGAGGGCTTAGCGACCGATGAATTTTAaccatttacatttttattatttgtataaaaataatataatacgaGCCGATATATCGCGAAAAAGCATAGACACGTGATACAAACGCATTGTgaaaattcataataataaacaagtaaCAAAGACTATCACTAAATTACCGAGAACCTCCACTGTCATAAAACTTGTATTATAGCCTaaccaagaatataaaaaacctgACCTGTATACACTACAATCGCcttatttataacatcaatttttaatatgcgTAAAGGAATTAATGCTATATCTTTCCCGTAATGTGGGCAGAGTTTTTATATTCCCAATCAAGTTATACAATGTtgccatccctttcattcACAAAACAAAGTAGAGATGGCAATAGTTTGTATACAAGTGTCACgcaatatgaaatttaatacagTATACAAAAGATACATTACCAATAAATTTCcactaaaatgtttacttgCGCTAACTATACTCccgaaaaagtatttttaaagtattaaaaaaaagattttttagcaattacaattataaaatcgaTATGGCTAATAtcgataaacaaatttaatcgaaTTCCCGCGTTTTTTTTGACAGTTATAAGcaactttaaacattaatattataataatacatgcaaagtacattttttaacaatgttatgtaataatatattatattatataggtaCAAGTTAGcgcatatttattaaaataaatcttttaccaACATTGCCgagtataataattaaactaatagaaaaaatgcattcaaagACCTCATACAAAAATTGATACtactacataaaaatgcaACACCAAAGAAAATGgtgcgttttatttatttcgtttttttttattaattaaaaactaattttttcgtttatttacaTGCTGATGATTCTTCTAAATATTTGCATCTGAACAATACAtacattaaaatcttaaaaactaGAGTACCT belongs to Papilio machaon chromosome 10, ilPapMach1.1, whole genome shotgun sequence and includes:
- the LOC106717531 gene encoding dihydropyrimidine dehydrogenase [NADP(+)] isoform X2; translated protein: MAKVLSRELPDIENLLRLNPTVKPYTNLVPSAQTKKNKQHWKRNADRKCTSCPSLENNFDDIKHTTLSERGALREAARCLKCADAPCQKSCPTQIDVKSFITSIANRNYYGAAKAILSDNPLGLTCGMVCPTSDLCVGGCNLHASEEGAINIGGLQHFAVEIFMRMGIRQTLDPKTKPLPKGGDHKIALIGGGPASISCACFLARLGYKNITVYEKEKYLGGLSSSEIPQYRLPYDVVQYEVSLVEDLGVKFVTGRKLATDDITVDGLLESGHDAVFLGIGLPEPTTVPIFKGLTQDMGFYTSKDFLPLVSKGSKKGMCACKNTLPQLHGVVVVLGAGDTAFDCATSALRCGARRVFVAFRKGFSNIRAVPEEVDLAKEEKCEFMPFMSPQEVIVKDGKITGLKMCRTEQLENRDWIEDKDQIIQLKTNFIISAFGSGLYETDVKDAMSGVKLNRWGLPEVDSTTMQSVSNAKVFIGGDLAGVAETTVESVNDGKTAAWYMHCYLQGIPFDSPVELPKFHCPIDDVDLSVEVCGIKFENPFGLASAPPTTSSAMIRRAFQQGWGFAVTKTFGLDKDLVTNVSPRIVRGVTSGENYGPGQGSFLNIELISEKCEAYWCQSIAELKRDFPNKIVIASIMCSYNEQDWTELSRKAEAAGSDALELNLSCPHGMGESGMGLACGQDPVLVKGISQWVRKAIKIPFFIKLTPNITDIVSIAMAAYEGGANGVSAINTVSGLMSVTANATPWPAVGNTKSTTYGGVSGNATRPMGLRAVSAIANKLPGFPILGIGGIDSADSAFQFILCGAPVVQICSAVQNQDFTVVDDYITGLKALLYLRSLGLDGWTGQSPPTNKHQKGKPVQTLMDEGKVLGHFGPYKKKREELLKTIRQKSDLINGDENNCYSKYGTNGTSQNYAVPKIKDVLGEALPRIGPYKKLDNTKQVVALIDDDMCINCGKCYMACADSGYQAIEFDPESHIPHVTDDCTGCTLCLSVCPIIDCITMVPKNIPHIIKRGVGYQVHPVTPLDAVCQ
- the LOC106717531 gene encoding dihydropyrimidine dehydrogenase [NADP(+)] isoform X1 — its product is MAKVLSRELPDIENLLRLNPTVKPYTNLVPSAQTKKNKQHWKRNADRKCTSCPSLENNFDDIKHTTLSERGALREAARCLKCADAPCQKSCPTQIDVKSFITSIANRNYYGAAKAILSDNPLGLTCGMVCPTSDLCVGGCNLHASEEGAINIGGLQHFAVEIFMRMGIRQTLDPKTKPLPKGGDHKIALIGGGPASISCACFLARLGYKNITVYEKEKYLGGLSSSEIPQYRLPYDVVQYEVSLVEDLGVKFVTGRKLATDDITVDGLLESGHDAVFLGIGLPEPTTVPIFKGLTQDMGFYTSKDFLPLVSKGSKKGMCACKNTLPQLHGVVVVLGAGDTAFDCATSALRCGARRVFVAFRKGFSNIRAVPEEVDLAKEEKCEFMPFMSPQEVIVKDGKITGLKMCRTEQLENRDWIEDKDQIIQLKTNFIISAFGSGLYETDVKDAMSGVKLNRWGLPEVDSTTMQSVSNAKVFIGGDLAGVAETTVESVNDGKTAAWYMHCYLQGIPFDSPVELPKFHCPIDDVDLSVEVCGIKFENPFGLASAPPTTSSAMIRRAFQQGWGFAVTKTFGLDKDLVTNVSPRIVRGVTSGENYGPGQGSFLNIELISEKCEAYWCQSIAELKRDFPNKVVIASIMCSYNEQDWTELSRKAEAAGSDALELNLSCPHGMGESGMGLACGQDPVLVKGISQWVRKAIKIPFFIKLTPNITDIVSIAMAAYEGGANGVSAINTVSGLMSVTANATPWPAVGNTKSTTYGGVSGNATRPMGLRAVSAIANKLPGFPILGIGGIDSADSAFQFILCGAPVVQICSAVQNQDFTVVDDYITGLKALLYLRSLGLDGWTGQSPPTNKHQKGKPVQTLMDEGKVLGHFGPYKKKREELLKTIRQKSDLINGDENNCYSKYGTNGTSQNYAVPKIKDVLGEALPRIGPYKKLDNTKQVVALIDDDMCINCGKCYMACADSGYQAIEFDPESHIPHVTDDCTGCTLCLSVCPIIDCITMVPKNIPHIIKRGVGYQVHPVTPLDAVCQ